From Phycisphaerae bacterium, the proteins below share one genomic window:
- a CDS encoding site-specific DNA-methyltransferase, whose protein sequence is MKKTKKASGKKSKVIKVDGNSLSPQKELLELLQKRFPEIFAEGKVNGDKLKQSLGEELDTNNERYGLTWAGKNECFRHIQETTTATLRISDLKSQISEDGRNSENIFIEGDNLEVLKVLQKNYYGKIKMIYIDPPYNTGNDSFIYPDRFKEEKEDYEQRAGIKDAEGLLTKDGFWRKNSKDAGHFHSNWLSMMYPRLFLARNLLREDGVIFVSIDDNEVHNLRMIMDEIFGEENFLCQMVWKKKYTGGKHSKYYVDMHEYILVYSRNAENGTKIVIDRPEDEKEKFEFSDKYEAERGKYYIRPLKSNLAERPTLVYPIKLPDGKNIKTQWLVSKDTFEQLLKEERIEFRKKMNGEYQVYKKYYERDDEGKVKVPSLIDKFPNTEAKIELKDLFHIIEGRDNIFYTVKPVNLIKYLIMPILQENDFVLDFFAGSCTTAHAVMQLNAEDGGNRKFICVQLAEPCEEESEAFKAGFKTIAEIGKERIRRVAKKIKKESGGKLDFDKGKLDLGFKVFKLEQSNFKQWQENVKTGEELKEQMKMFVDNVKKGVSGEDMLFEIILKNSRFNLNAKISKENFDGVDYYKLADGVEIVCLADKITKKLVEKITKEKPERFTCLDIAFKNNDQLKTNTALQMEAEKIEFKVI, encoded by the coding sequence ATGAAAAAAACTAAAAAGGCATCCGGCAAAAAATCCAAAGTCATTAAAGTGGACGGCAATTCGTTAAGCCCACAAAAAGAGCTGCTGGAACTGCTGCAAAAAAGATTTCCAGAGATTTTCGCAGAAGGCAAAGTCAACGGCGACAAATTAAAACAATCTCTCGGTGAAGAACTCGATACAAACAATGAACGATACGGCCTGACTTGGGCGGGGAAAAATGAATGTTTTCGTCATATTCAGGAAACAACAACGGCAACCTTACGAATCTCAGATTTGAAATCTCAGATCTCAGAAGACGGACGAAATTCAGAGAATATTTTCATCGAAGGGGATAACTTAGAGGTCTTGAAAGTTCTGCAAAAAAACTACTACGGCAAAATAAAGATGATTTATATCGACCCGCCTTATAATACGGGCAACGACTCCTTCATTTATCCCGACCGCTTCAAAGAGGAAAAAGAAGATTATGAACAAAGGGCAGGAATAAAAGACGCTGAGGGACTTTTGACAAAAGACGGCTTTTGGCGAAAGAACAGCAAAGACGCGGGCCACTTCCATTCAAACTGGCTTTCAATGATGTATCCCCGCCTGTTTCTTGCCCGAAACCTCCTTCGTGAAGATGGCGTTATTTTCGTCTCTATAGATGATAATGAAGTTCATAATCTTCGAATGATTATGGACGAAATTTTCGGCGAAGAAAATTTTCTCTGTCAGATGGTTTGGAAAAAGAAATATACTGGCGGCAAACATTCAAAATATTATGTTGATATGCACGAATATATTTTGGTCTATTCGCGAAATGCAGAAAATGGAACTAAAATTGTTATAGATAGGCCGGAAGACGAAAAAGAGAAATTTGAATTTTCGGACAAATATGAAGCCGAAAGAGGTAAATATTATATTCGTCCATTAAAATCGAATTTAGCAGAACGACCTACTCTAGTCTATCCGATAAAACTTCCAGATGGGAAAAATATTAAAACCCAATGGTTGGTCAGCAAAGATACTTTTGAACAATTATTGAAAGAGGAACGAATAGAATTTCGAAAAAAGATGAATGGCGAATATCAAGTCTATAAGAAATACTACGAGAGGGATGATGAAGGCAAAGTAAAAGTCCCAAGTTTAATTGATAAATTTCCCAATACTGAAGCAAAAATTGAGTTAAAAGATTTGTTTCACATTATCGAGGGACGCGATAATATTTTTTACACTGTAAAGCCGGTTAACCTTATAAAATATCTTATAATGCCTATTTTGCAAGAGAATGACTTTGTTCTCGATTTTTTTGCTGGGTCATGTACGACGGCTCATGCGGTAATGCAGTTAAACGCTGAGGATGGGGGGAACAGGAAATTTATTTGTGTTCAGTTGGCAGAACCTTGTGAAGAAGAGAGCGAGGCGTTCAAGGCTGGATTTAAGACGATAGCGGAGATTGGTAAAGAGAGAATTCGCCGGGTGGCGAAGAAGATAAAAAAGGAATCAGGCGGTAAACTGGATTTTGACAAGGGCAAACTCGATTTGGGGTTTAAGGTCTTTAAATTAGAGCAGAGTAATTTCAAACAATGGCAGGAGAATGTAAAGACAGGCGAAGAGCTAAAAGAACAGATGAAGATGTTTGTCGATAACGTCAAAAAAGGCGTATCTGGCGAAGATATGCTCTTTGAGATAATCCTTAAAAACAGCAGGTTCAATTTAAACGCCAAAATTTCCAAAGAGAATTTTGACGGCGTGGATTATTACAAGTTGGCCGACGGCGTTGAGATAGTTTGTCTTGCGGACAAGATAACAAAGAAATTAGTGGAGAAGATAACAAAGGAAAAGCCGGAGAGGTTCACCTGTTTAGATATTGCTTTTAAAAATAACGACCAGTTAAAGACGAACACTGCCCTACAGATGGAAGCGGAGAAGATAGAGTTTAAGGTGATATGA